A window of Acinonyx jubatus isolate Ajub_Pintada_27869175 chromosome B2, VMU_Ajub_asm_v1.0, whole genome shotgun sequence genomic DNA:
TGATCAAAACAAGATACTGTGGAAGAAAGACGTGAGCGTGAGCTATTCACCATATGCCTTCCTCGTGGACATCTCTCTTGATCTCATTCCCCtggccttctcctctcctctctttgctATTAGGAGGAGCCCATCATTTGTCATGTCTTAACATGATTAATATAGTAGGTGGCCCAGGGCCGTTCCTGAGATTCTtgtgccaaaaaaataaaaattaaaaaagaaatggagtggGTTTGccgttttccttgtttttgtgtGAAGACGGACTAAAGCTGAGGTCCGGTTTTGGCTGTGCTTGCTTGCTCACTGATTGGTAACATTTggcaaataaaacacaagaaatcGAACGAAATCAAAAGGAGAATCGGAATTTCCCACAATCCTATATGAGTGTTTTCAGCAGCACAGAGAATCACAACGTCCCCAAAGAACGAATGGATCTTCCTCTCGATTTCCGGGAGCATGGAGTGAGTGTGGGTGGGCGCGCGGGGGGGAGCCGGCCCCGCGCTCAGAAGGAAAGCCAGGTCGCTAAAGCTGCCGAGAGAGACACCAGAAGCACTGGGAGCGCCGGGAGCAGAGACCCCGCCGCCCCGTTGCCGCTGCCGCAGAGTTCGAATAAGCTGCCTTGAATGTTGAGgtttttggattcttttctcAGTTTATCCCACATATCTTTCGCCCCTTCCTGGCAATCCGTAAGGGCTGTGACCGTGCAGCTGTGGAAATCCTCCCAGTATCTGGCGAGGAACAGAACAAAACGGAAGAAGCAGGTTGACTTTGGGCTCGGGAAGGACCCGGGCCTGCGCCGCTGCGCCCCTGCGCCTCCCGGGTCGCGCGGCCTCGCAAACCTCCCGGGgacgcctccccccacccccccacgccaCCTCTTCTCCACCGTCCCGGCGCTTGAGTCGGGCCAGGCGGGCCCTCGCCAGGCCTCGGCCCATCCAGGAAGCCGCCGTCCAAGGACAGAGGCCGCCCCCTTCGGCGTCTGGTTTCCCTTTCCCGCTCCCTGGCAGGGACCCGGCAGCCGGGAGCCGGGCCGCACCGGCTGCGCCGCGCTGGCACCTCGGCCTGCTCAAACAGATTGCTCGTCCTCCTCGGGGAAAGCTAGGAAAACAGTGCTAAGCCTTGCAAGCTGCCGCCCATTAATGCCTCTTAGCTTGCAAGATGGGTTACTTGCTCTGAACACGGCCCTCCCCTCCTGGCTTCtcactttctcctccccctcgtcccttctgtgtccctcctcccccccac
This region includes:
- the NRN1 gene encoding neuritin isoform X2; protein product: MDSTPPPAHAHPPDPYLVQAVRAAGKCDAVFKGFSDCLLKLGDSMANYPQGLDDKTNIKTVCTYWEDFHSCTVTALTDCQEGAKDMWDKLRKESKNLNIQGSLFELCGSGNGAAGSLLPALPVLLVSLSAALATWLSF
- the NRN1 gene encoding neuritin isoform X1; translated protein: MGLKLNGRYISLILAVQIAYLVQAVRAAGKCDAVFKGFSDCLLKLGDSMANYPQGLDDKTNIKTVCTYWEDFHSCTVTALTDCQEGAKDMWDKLRKESKNLNIQGSLFELCGSGNGAAGSLLPALPVLLVSLSAALATWLSF